A DNA window from Ctenopharyngodon idella isolate HZGC_01 chromosome 10, HZGC01, whole genome shotgun sequence contains the following coding sequences:
- the tmem150c gene encoding transmembrane protein 150C gives MRKCSPWMFLPVMFSLFTAAGLWVVYFIAVEDEKITPLSSEYKRSESKSPPYISIAGNAPPASCVFSQVMNMAAFVGFILGVLRYLQLKPRVHKPWLNIGSLVALSLACFGMTLVGNFQLSNDEELHNIGTSMTFGLGTLFCWVQSFMTLKVNLRNEGKRAGIPRFLLSGAVTSCMLLYFALMAQRLHMHAARAQWALVMFFLMYLGTFAIEFRHYHFEIVCSDDQDPPLSLSESFSEVSEYQSDQL, from the exons ATGAGGAAGTGCAGTCCATGGATGTTTCTGCCCGTAATGTTTTCTCTCTTCACAGCTGCTGGCCTCTGGGTTGT GTATTTCATTGCTGTGGAGGATGAGAAAATCACCCCACTCAGTTCAGAGTACAA GAGGTCAGAATCAAAATCTCCTCCATATATCAg CATTGCAGGCAATGCACCACCTGCCAGCTGCGTGTTTAGTCAAGTCATGAACATGGCGGCCTTTGTAG GCTTCATTCTTGGAGTGCTGAGATACCTGCAGTTGAAACCGAGGGTGCATAAACCCTGGCTTAACATTGGCAGTCTGGTGGCTTTGTCTCTCGCCTGCTTCGGTATGACTTTAGTTGGGAATTTCCAG CTGTCCAATGATGAGGAACTGCATAATATTGGCACCTCCATGACCTTTGGCCTAGGAACCCTTTTCTGCTGGGTCCAGTCTTTCATGACCCTAAAGGTCAACTTGAGGAATGAAGGCAAGCGAGCAGGAATCCCCCGCTTCCTGCTGTCCGGGGCTGTAACTTCCTGCATGCTGCTTT ATTTTGCCCTGATGGCTCAGCGGCTACACATGCATGCCGCCCGGGCCCAGTGGGCGCTGGTTATGTTCTTCCTGATGTACCTGGGCACATTTGCCATCGAGTTTCGCCACTACCATTTTGAGATTGTTTGTAGCGACGACCAGGACCCTCCACTTAGCCTGTCTGAAAGCTTCTCTGAGGTCTCAGAGTACCAGTCTGACCAGCTATAG
- the enoph1 gene encoding enolase-phosphatase E1 isoform X1 — protein MAAIAIPENTRVFLLDIEGTTTPITFVKDILFPYIRENLEEYLSAHWEEDECKQDVHLLKKQAEEDLRQNKAGPVHAVDQTVHTDEEKAIREVVENVLWQMDADRKSTALKQLQGHMWRAAYMTGKIKGEVYQDVVPAVRRWRHHGLKVYIYSSGSVEAQKLLFGYSVQGNLLDLFDGHFDTNIGAKVESKSYENIAERIGCQPEEIMFLTDVTREAKAAEDAGVNVAVVVRPGNMELTEEERNHYKIVTSFNQLELSGNI, from the exons ATGGCAGCGATTGCAATACCAGAAAATACTAGAGTCTTTCTTCTGGACATTGAAGGAACCACGACGCCCATCACGTTTGTCAAG GACATCTTATTTCCCTACATCAGAGAGAATCTGGAGGAATATCTGTCTGCACACTGGGAAGAGGACGAGTGCAAACAAGATGTGcatctgctcaagaaacag GCTGAAGAGGACTTGCGGCAGAATAAAGCAGGTCCAGTGCATGCAGTGGACCAGACCGTCCACACAGATGAAGAGAAGGCCATCCGTGAGGTGGTGGAAAACGTCCTCTGGCAGATGGATGCAGACAGAAAAAGCACTGCGCTCAAACAGCTGCAGGGCCACATGTGGAGAGCCGCTTATATGACTGGGAAAATCAAAGGCGA GGTTTATCAGGACGTGGTTCCAGCTGTCAGAAGGTGGAGGCATCATGGACTGAAGGTCTACATCTACTCCTCAGGAAGTGTGGAGGCACAGAAGCTGCTCTTTGGCTATTCTGTCCAAGGCAATCTATTAGAT ctgtttgaTGGTCACTTTGACACCAACATTGGCGCCAAAGTAGAAAGTAAAAGCTATGAGAACATCGCTGAGAGGATTGGATGCCAACCAGAGGAAATCATGTTCTTAACTGATGTCACGCGAG AGGCGAAGGCAGCAGAGGATGCTGGGGTGAACGTGGCTGTCGTAGTAAGACCTGGTAACATGGAGTTAACCGAAGAGGAAAGGAACCATTATAAAATCGTCACATCTTTCAACCAGTTAGAACTGAGCGGAAATATTTGA